The DNA region AGAAACGAACATATCTGAAGGAAAAGCACAGGCATTACTGCTTATAGAAGTTGATGGCGTTACTTCAACTATCGAAAAAGAAATAGGCCAGATTCAAGAAGAATGTAAAAAACATGGTGCCTACAAAGTTCAGATAGCTCAAGATGATCAGGAGCGTGAATTGCTGTGGTCATTAAGAAAATCTGTCTCTCCGGCACTGTACCAGTTCAGCTCCGGAAAAATTAATGAGGATATATGTGTTCCGCGCAGTGCTATCCCCAAAATGCTGGAGTCTATAGAAAAAATATCAAAAGCATATTCTGTAATTATAGTGAGTTTTGGTCATGCGGGAGATGGTAATATTCATTTGAATGTTATGGTAGATTTTGATGATGAAGACCAATTGAGGAGAGGTGAGGCTGCTGTTGAAGAGATATTTAAACGAACTATTGAGCTTGAAGGGACGCTTTCAGGCGAACATGGTATTGGTAATACCAAGGCACAATTTTTACACCTTGAACTAGGACAAGAAGAAATTACTATCATGATGAAAATAAAAGAGTTGTTTGATCCTAAAGGTATACTTAATCCGGGCAAGATATTTGACCCCTCAAAACAAAGGGTGTATAGAAAGTAACACATATCGAGATAATGTATGCATGTGTGTGATAATATGAAGTTATGAGTAAAAAGAAAGATTTAAAAAAACAGTATAAGGCTCTATGGGAAACGGAAGTATCTAAATGCTCTAAATGCGGTAAATGCCGTTCTTTTTGTCCGGTTTTTATGCAAACACGAGATGAGAAGTTAGGCACTCGTGGTCGAATTAGTCTCGCAGGCGCATTAATTTCTAACCAGATTGACCTTTCTCCGGAAGTACTCAAAAGCATGTCCACCTGTATGCGATGTTTGAGATGTTCTAGTGAATGTCCATCAAAAGTTGATTTTGATAAGCTTATAAGGGGTGTTCGCGGAATGCTTGGCAAAGAAGTCCCTTGCTATAAAGTAAAGAAACATACTATAGGGTTTGTTTTAAAAAACAGGTGGGTTCTTGATCTGATGATGCGTATAGGGTATTTTCTGCAAAAAGCGAGACCTAATGCTTCTATACAGTGGATAAAAAAAATACCGTTCTTTTATCGTGGTTTGGCAACTTCTCCTGTTATATCAAAAAGATCAGCTTTGCAATTATATGCCGGAAAGCACACGGTGAAAAATCCGCGATACCGTGTGATGTTATTTGTTGGGTGTGTCGTAAATTATCTTTATCCTGAGGTAATACGCGCAACGATAGATGTTCTTAATCACTATGGTGTAGATGTTCTTATATCAAAAAATGAATTGTGTTGTGGCATCCCAGCGATTTCGGATGGCGACGAGGAAACAGCAACGTATCTAGCAAAGAACAATATATCAGCAATCAAGGATGATACTGTTGATTATATTGTTTCAACATGTGGAACCTGTACAGGTACATTTGTACGAGACTATGAAGAATTAGCAGGTGATAACGCTAAAGAATATGCTCGCCGGTGCGTTGATATTACATATTTCTTGTCAGATATATTGCATGTTGAAGTACCTAAAATTAACTTGAAAACAACGTATCATGATCCTTGTCATTTAAAGTATGGTTTGAATATTAGCTCTCAACCAAGAGATCTGTTGAAAATGTCATCGGAGTACTGTGAAATGGAAAATGCAGATAAATGCTGTGGAATGGCAGGAACTTTTGGTATAATGAACGCTGCTGTATCAAAAGATATATTTAAGGAGAAGGCTGATGCAGTGCAAAAATCGAAAGCTGAGGTTGTTGTTACTGCCTGCCCGAGTTGTGTAATGCAATTGAAAGGGCAGTTAGCTGATTACGGGATTAATTGTGAAGTGATACATATAATACAACTTTTACAAAGGAGCATTGAACAAGATGGAAACAAATCGAATTCCTAAGAATACATGGAGACAAAAAATTAAAAGAACTCTTACCAGTATATTGCCGGTAGACGATAATCGTGTCGGAGAATGTAAAAGATGCGGGTCGTGCTGTTCTTTACCTAATGAATGCCCGTTTCTTCGTTTTGAAGATGAAAAGAACAGGATAAATTCTTATTGCGCTATTTACCCGATTAGACCGCTTAACTGCAGAAAATATCCGAGAGTACATAATGAGCAGGTTCTTCAGGTATGTGGATATACGTTTAATAATAATTAGAGATTAGTCGTATTCTTGTTTCTCAACCCCGTAGCAGGTGAGATGAGTGAAACATCTTTATCGAAACTGTTTATTGATTTTTGCGTTTAGCAGTACACTCGTATATTCTCAATTTCTTCAAGCTGATACCAGTGATATACAATCAGAAAAGAAAATAAAAAAAATGAATGTATACGCGCGTTACCATCGTGAGTCAAATCATACATATGAAAATTTGAGAGACGGAAATCCCTTTCGTCGTGGAACACCGCCAGGAACACAAAAACTCTATGCCGGGGAAAAGCATATTCCCTTAAACATTGATAGCGACCTCGGGAATGTGCGATTTGAGGATACAGTCAAAAAACGGCAACCAGTTAGCGAATTTTCTACCAGCGGTATATCGTTCAATGATTTATCGGCACTTCTTTTCTATTCAGATGGACCAACCAAGGTTTTTCAGTATCAACGCGGTACATTTGTGTTACGTGCAGCACCTTCTGCGGGAGCGCTATATCCACTTGAACTCTATGTAATAGTAAATAATGTAGCAGGTTTGACCGGAGGGCTGTATCACTATAATGTAAAGGATAATAGTGTTGCACTAATTAAAGAAGCTGACATGAGAAAAGTGTGTGCTGAAATCTGCAATGATCCCACACTCGAAAATGCTGATATCGTGTGTGTTGTAACGAATGTTTTTTCAAGGGCAACATACAAATATGGGCTGAGAGGATATCGGTACAGTTATTTAGATGCGGGGCATGTTGAGGCGAATATGTGTTTGACTGCAGAATCGTTAGGGTTAGGATCAAAGGGTATAGGGGTATTTGATGATAACAAACTTATTGAGCTTCTTGAGATTGACGGTGATATAGAATCACCAGCCTTTGCATGTGCTATTGGTAACGTGCAAAAATGGGGTAAAGCTCCTACAAAATTGACAAAAAGTATAAAAAGGGCAAAAAGCGAAGAGGTCGATTCTGAATATAATGAAGGCACAAAGGAACAATTGGGTTGTGCTCTGGACGAATCAATTAGAGACTCTGCACCTGCTTTTGTGCTAAACCTTTCACAGGACAGTGTTTTAGAAAAGGCAAGACAGAAAGGATTTGAGGTTGTTAAAATTGACTCTCCACAAAGTATGAAGGGAACAAGGCTTGATGAAATAATTTATTATCGTCGTTCAAATCGTGACTATTGGGACCAGGCAATACCAGCTGATCTTCTATCATATATTCTTACGTATTCAGCAGGATTTTTAAAAAGAACAGGATATGTATATCCGTCTCTTTCAAATAATTATCCTATAGATATATATGTTGGGATACATAATGTAAAAGGTATTAAACCGGGAATATATTACTATTCACCGCAGTATAGCCGGCTTGAAGTTATAAGACAGGGTGATTATAGAAAACAATGTGCTGATGCAAGTCTCGGGCAGCGTTTTGTAGGAGATGCTAATTTTATTGTGATGATGGCTATACACTTTGATCGTGCAGTATCTTTTTATGGTGATAGAGGATACAGAAATGCGTTAATTGATGCGGGTTGTATTGGAGAGCATGTGTATTTGAGTGCAGAATCAATGGGTTTAGGTGCGTGCGGTGTCGGCGCTTATTTGGATAAGCCGATTAATGATATTGTAAAAATTGACGGGGTACATGAGTCGGTTGTGTATTTTGTTACGGTAGGTAGACTTCAAAGATAATCTGATAAAATTATGAAGAATATAAAGTATTACATTGGAATAGAGGGTGGTGGAACAAAAACAAGCGGTATTGTTGTTGATAATGCTTTAAAAAAGATTGTAGTTTGTAGTGCTGGCCCTTCAAACTACCATTCAGTAGGAATCGAACAAGCACGTGTTAATATTCAAACGGTACTTACCGGATTAATAAATAAGGCAGGTCTAAAACAATCTCATATTACCCGTATTTCATTGTGTCTTGCCGGTGTAAGCAGAAAAAAAGATTTCGAAAACATCGTACATATTACAAGAAGTACTGGATATGCTCAAAAAATCGTTGTAACAAGCGATATGGTATCTGGATTAATTGGCGGCACGGGCAGCCCTCACGGGATTGTTGTTATCTCAGGGACCGGATCAAATATATTTGGTATTAATAAAAAAGGTGTGCAGTTTAATGTCGGGGGATGGGGGCATTTGCTTGATGATGAAGGGAGCGGTTACCATATCGGACTGAGTGCGTTAAGAGCGGTTGTAAAAGCAAAAGATTATCGAATGATGTCTACTGTTCTTACTGAAAGCGTATCAAAGAGTATCGGTCTTACAACATTTGATGAGATTGTTGATTGGGCAAGTAATGCACCCAAAGATGCTATTTCGTCACTTGCTCCAAACGTCTTTGATTGTGCCCGTGATGGTGATAGAGTCTCCCAATACATTATTTCTCATGCGGCACATTCCTTAATTGAATCAGTAAAAATTACGATTGATAGACTAAAGATGGTAAATGAACGGTTTTCAGTAGTTTTAGCCGGAGGTATATTTAAAAAAGAATTGCAATTTTTTAACCGTGTAAAAAATGGGATAAAACAGTATGGTAGAAATGTCGAGGTGATACGACCAAAACATGATGGTGTTTATGGCGCTGCACTTATTGCGAAACAATTTTATAAAGATTTTGACTTATTACAAAAGAAACAAAAGAACACTACTTCTCCTTCTACTGCGAAAAAAAAGACAAGTGAATTAGTTCAATCGATGATACATGAAGATAAGAAAGTTGCCGGAGCCGTTGAACAGCAGAAAGAATCGATTGTTCAGGCAATAGATATAATTACCTCTGCATATAAACGCGGGGGAAGATTGTTTTACGTTGGTGCTGGAACAAGTGGGAGGCTGGGCGTTTTAGATGCATCGGAATGTCCTCCAACGTTTGGCGTTTGTTCTGATAGAGTTGTCGGGATTATTGCTGGTGGCGATACGGCGCTAAGGTATTCGGTAGAAGGTGCTGAGGATAATGCCGAAGAGGGTGCTCGTGATTTAAAAGATCATGGGGTTTTATCTAAAGACGTTGTGGTGGGCATTGCTGCAAGTGGTAATACGCCATATGTATTGGGTGCGCTGCGGTACGCAAAGAAGATGAAAGCGCATACAATAGGGGTTTCGTGTAAGAGTGACGTGCAGTTTAAAAAAATATGCCCCGTGACTATAGCAGTATCACTTGGAGAAGAACTGGTGCGCGGATCAAGTAGGTTGAAGGCGGGGACAGCGACGAAGATGATTCTGAATATGTTTTCAACAATAACGATGATTCGTGTTGGTAAAGTATATAATGACTTAATGATCAATGTGCAGCCGACGAATAAAAAACTTGTTTTACGGGCACAGAATATTGTTTCAGAAGTGACAGGATGCACGCTCCAACAAGCCCAGAGACTATTAAAGAAATCACAAGGCAATGTAGAGCTTGCAATAGTAATGAAACATAAAAATGTCGGATATAAAGCCGCAAAAGCGCTTATGGCGACACAAGGTGTAACGATTGACAAAGTACTCTGTTTGGAGTAATAGGGATTACTAGGTATATATGGATATACGTAAAAAAATTGGTGAGATGTTTATCGTAGGCTTTGATGGTCTTTCAGTAACAAAAAGGCTGGAAAAGCTTATAACTGAACACCATATTGGTGGTGTGATACTTTTTGCAAGGAACATAAAAAATATAGGTCAAGTCACGCGTTTTTGTTATAAGCTTCAGGGGATAAGGAAAACAGTGAGTGATACACCTCTTTTTATTGCAATTGATCATGAAGGCGGTGTTGTTCAAAGAATTATTGATGGGGTAACTGTTCTGCCGGGTAATATGGCAATTGGCAGTATCAATAGCGGTGACTGTGCGTATGCGGCGGGAAGAATAGCAGCATTAGAACTTATGCTTCTTGGCATTAATGTTAATTTTGCTCCAGTCTTGGATGTGTGCTCTAATCCTGATAATCCACTTACTGGTGTACGTTCTTTTGGAGACGATGCAGATAAAGTAAGTGTGTTCGGGAAAGAGATGATAATTGCGATGCAAAAATACGGTGTAGTGTCATGTGCAAAACATTTTCCGGGAATTGGTGATGTCCCTGTTGATTCACATATTGATCTACCGCGTAACAATGTGTCTGGCGATTGGTTGAAAAAACATGCTTTAAAACCATTTATTGCCGCAATAAAAGCGCACGTGAAAATGATTATGCCGGCACATTGCATGTATCCTGAGCTTACCGAAAATAAGATTTTACCTGCAACGTTATCTGCAAATATTTTAACAAAGCTTCTCCGAAATGAACTCGGGTACAAAGGACTTATTGTTACCGATGATATGGAGATGGGCGCTATTGAAAAATATTATGATCTTGATGAAAGTATCCCTAAAGCAGTTGATGCGGGTAACGATATAATACTTATGTGTCATACCCTTGGTAAGCAAAAAAAGGCATTAAAGATACTTATTCAGAATGTTTTGAAAGGAAAGATATCCCATGAGAGGATAGAGAAAAGTTATGAGAGAATTAATACCGCTAAAAAAGATCTTATTACCGCGCAACCCAGATTTAATGTTGTGCGAGATGCGATACAGGTGCATCATATGATTGCTGAGCGAATAGGACGAGATTCGATAACTATTGTAAAAAACGATATGCATATCCTCCCATTATTTCTTGAACAGCATGAGAAACTTTTGATAATTGCTCCGAAATATGAGGCCTTAACACAAGTAGAAGAATTTAATGGTGAAGATGATGTTTTAATTGAGATGATAAAAATACGGCATAATGATTCATGTTTACACCGTATTGAATTGTCTCCAACGGTTAATGATAAAAAGATATTTGATGATCTTGAAGAGTACCACCGTATAATTATGCTTACCTACAACGCGCATTTGAATGAGGCACAAGCAGATTTTGTCGGTAAATTGTGTGAAAAAAGGAATGATACGGTAATTGTCGCGATAAGAAATCCATTTGATCTCGCATGTGTTAAAGGCGCGCAGACGACTGTTGCGACATATGGATTCAGAAGCTGTTCTATCAAGGGGCTTGTAGAAGTGTTATTTGGTGAGATTGAAGCAAAAGGCATTATGCCTGTCGAGCTCGATATATCTCAGAAGAGAGAGAAGAACAAACAAAATGTAAAAGGTAAAAAATAATGTACGGTATAAGAAAACTACTACTTGTGGGATTATGTATTTGCGTGATGATGTGTTACGGTTGCACAAAAAAAGATGACGGTAAAATACACATTACCTATCAAACTATTGAGACGTTGCCTAAGCAGAGAAAACTTCTTAAAAAGCTTATAGCAGAATTCGAGAGACAGTATCCCGTGATAAAAGTCCATGTTCAGATATCACCGACAGGATTCAGGAAATTACATACGCAGTTTGCGGCAAACAATGCCCCGGATGTTTTTTATTATGTTTCAGACAGGTTATATGGTTTGGTACACAAAAAGAAGATTCTTTCTCTTAATCAGTTTGCTAAGATTGACAATTCGGTCAATTTCGATACGTATTTTCCTGAAACAGTTGAAGCATCTACGATAGATGGATTGCTTTACCTCATGCCATACCATTTCAGTACTGATATATTGTTTTATAATAAAGATATGTTTGATATGCATTCGATCCCTTACCCAACAAGCGATTGGTCGTGGGATACATTTATGGATGTTGCCCAAAAACTTACTAAAAAACAAAAAGATGTAACGATTGAATACGGTACATTACAGCCACGGCCAACGCTTGTGATTCGATCGTTTGGAGGGAAATTCTTTAATCATGATCTTACAGACTGTATTGTAGATACGGAACAAACAAAAGAGGCCTTAGAGTTTTTAAAAGAGTTGCGAAATAGTGGTGTTGTCCCATCTCAAGCGCAAATTAGAGATGTTGAGATGATGGATGGGGTATCACTTTTTTCAACAGGCAAAATTGGGATGCTTGTGGGGAGAACATATATGCTTGTTGAGTTTGGTAGTATAGACACATTTGATTGGGATGTTACCTATGTTCCAAAAGGCAAAGAACGCTTTTCACGGCTTGCTGTTGGCGGTAACTGCATTAACTCATCATCCCAGCATCCTGAAGAGGCATGGAAGCTTGTTAAATTTTTATCTAGTGATGCCGCAATGCAACTTGCCGCAGAGTCAAGAAATTGTGTGCCGGCTATAAAATCTGTTGCATATTCAAAAGAATTCATGCATTATCCACCTAAAGACGTGTCAATTTTTGTTGATTCAATTAATTCTTCTGAAACAGAAAATCCCGGGTTAGCGAACTGGTTTGAGTATGTAGATAAGGTTATTGGGCCTGACGTTGAAAAAGTGATATATGACCAGCTTACGATACAGGAAGCAGTGAGTGATATATCAAAACGAGGAAACGATATCCTGAAAAAGGACGAAACAATACATTAATACATAACTAAGGGGGCAGAAATGAAAGATAAAGTTGAAAAAGCACTTAAAACAATAAGACCCGCATTACAAGCAGATGGCGGAAACATTGAACTTGTTGATGTTGATGAAGCAAGTGGCGTTGTAAAAGTAAAACTTACCGGTGCATGTTCAGGATGCCCTATGGCACAAATGACATTAAAAGAAGGTGTTGAAAAAGCAGTAAAGAATGAAGTACCTGAAGTAACATCTGTTGAGTCTGTATCGTAGTGAGACTGTAATAGTCATATGCTGAAAGGCATGTGAATGTTACAAAGTCGAACTATCCCCCATTCTTTATGATTTTGGAGGATTTATCCGAGAAAATCTAGGGGGGATCACATATATTGCGGGCTATCATTATATGGTAATGGTAGCCCCTTTTTTTTTACTTCCTCCCCGACTACGGTCAAAGGCTTCTTGACCGCTTTACGTTTCTTGGAAACTAACCCGCCATCAAAAAGCGCACAGATAATTGAATTTTTCCAGTATTATCTTCTCCTCATGAAACACGAACCCCAAAAACTTGATATGAACGCAATTATTGAATCGGCTGAAAAAGCCCGATTATCCCTCTAAGGTCACTTCGCGTCTAATTCTACAAAATAGAACCATTGAAAATGCTTTACTAAGTCCTTGACCCGTATTAGAATACATAGTCCTATGGGTACAGTTATAGTTGCAGTCTTTTTAAGTTATATTGTTGGATCAATACCGTTTGGATTTCTAATAGCCAAATACGTCAAAGGTGTTGATATACGCACTGTTGGAAGTAAGAATATTGGTGCTACTAACGTGATGAGGACTTTAGGGAAAGGGCCGGGGATTACTACTTTGGTTCTCGATATGCTGAAAGGGTTTGTAGTCGTAACCCTTTTACCCTTTTTGTTTTATAGCGATTCATTGGGGATGAGTTACACATTGTTTCAGTTACTGTGTGTTATTGGCGTAATATGTGGCCATACGTGGACATTATTCTTAGGTTTTAAAGGGGGCAAAGGAGTTGCAACAAGTACGGGTGCTTTATTTGGCATAGCTCCACTTGTGGTGCTCTTTTCATCAATTGTCTGGATAGTGTGTGCTAAAATATCACGCTATGTGTCACTAAGTTCGATGGTTGCAGCAGTTGCTTTTGTTGTCGGGACTTTTGTTTTTGGTGAGCCTGTTGAGCTTAAGATATTTAGTGTTTTTATTGCACTTATAATAATTATTCGACACAGATCAAATATTCAGAGACTGAGAGTTGGTACGGAAAATAAGATTGGCCAAAAAGGTGGGGTTGAGAAATAAACACGTTAGGTGATACTATGAAGATAGCGGTTATTGGTGATGGCGGGTGGGGAACTACCCTAGGAGTACATTTAGCGAAAAAAGGTAATGAAGTTACTATTTGGGGGCCATTTCCAGAATATATAGCCCTTTTAAATCAAACTCATGTGAACAGTAAATTTTTGCCGGGAATAGATATTCCTGAGACTGTGATTTTTGGTGCTGATCTGATACAAATGGTAAGTGATTCGGAAGTGGTCATTGTAGCGGTCCCTTCACATTATGTGAGATCTGTTGTGTCTCAACTCAAGGATATAGATTGCACAAAACAGTTATTTATTACTGTTTCGAAGGGTATTGAAAATGATACCTTAAAAAGAATGAGTGAGATAGTATCTGAAGAGGTATCTCCCTTGCGTTTAGCTGCTCTTTCCGGGCCGAGCCATGCCGAAGAAGTGGCGCGAGGAATACCAACAAGTGTGACCATTGCATCAAAAAATGAGGATGATGCGCGAGGCGCGCAGGAACTCTTTAATTCAAATACGTTTCGTGTCTATACCAATACAGACATTGTTGGTGTCGAGCTTGGCGGGGCATTAAAAAATGTTGTTGCTATTGCTGCAGGTATCAGTGACGGCTTGGGTTTTGGAGATAATGCTAAGGCGGCACTCATGACACGCGGTATAGCAGAAATGATGCGTTTAGGTGTTGCGCTAGGCGGTCAGGCAAAGACTTTTTCCGGTTTGAGCGGTATAGGCGATCTTATTACTACTTGTATGAGCAGGCACAGTCGTAACAGAGCGTTTGGCGAGATGATCGGCAAGGGAATGAGTGTTGATGAAGCGCTCAATACTACAGAAATGGTTGTTGAAGGATATCGGACAACAAAATCTGTCCAGCAGATATGTACTTCTTCTGGTGTGGAGATGCCAATTAGTCAACAGGTATACAATGTGTTGTATGAGAAAAAGAAGCCGTTGAAAGCAGTAGAAGAGCTTATGATGAGGAATCTTAAAGCAGAACATTAAAAAAGCTATAAGATTCAAGCTGCAAGCTATAAGCGAAAAACTAAAACACAAAATTAATTATTAATTATATTTTTTGTCGGTATATAATTTTGATGCTAAAAGTATATTTGCTGTGATACAATCTCTAGTTCGATATTTACTGTAAAGGTTTTTCGGAGCGTAGCGCAGCCTGGATAGCGCACACCCTTGGGGTGGGTGAGGTCGGTGGTTCAAATCCACTCGCTCCGACCATTAGTACGTATCTCGCAACTCGTGATTCGTATGGTATATATTAGGTATAACTGATAGATTATTATTTATATTTGGAGAATCGTATTATGAAAGCTATACAAATCGGCATTATAGGTTTTGGAACGATCGGAACGGGAGTAGTGAAGAATCTTAAAAAGAATGCTTCACTATTATCTGAGCGTCTTGGTGCTCAGATCAAAATTAAGGGTATCGCGGACATTGATATAAAGAAGAAACGAAGTGTCTCTGTCCCTCAATCGCTTTTAACGAAAGATGCTCATAAACTTTTAAATGATCCCGATATAGATATTATTGTTGAGCTGGTTGGCGGTTACGAGCCTGCTAAATCATTTATTTTAAAGGCATTAAAAAATGGTAAGCATATAGTAACGGCAAACAAAGCGCTTTTAGCTGTTCACGGTAAAGAATTAGCTGCAGCAGCTGAAAAGGCCGGAAGATCGATATTCTATGAAGCGAGTGTTGCCGGTGGTATTCCTATTATTAAGGCATTAAGAGAAGGATTTGTCGGAAATAACATAAGCTCAATATTTGGTATCGTTAATGGTACGGCAAACTATATTCTTACCAAAATGACTAAAGATGGAAGTGAGTTTTCAGAAACGCTCAAAGAGGCACAAGAAAAAGGATATGCTGAAAGCGATCCAACGTTTGATGTTGAGGGAGATGATTCTGCGCACAAACTAGCAATTCTCGCACGGCTTGCAAGCGGGTACTGGATAGATTATAAGGATATTTATATTGAAGGTATTAGTGAAATTACTGAAAAGGATATTGAGTATGCGGGAGAATTAGGTTGTGTTATTAAGCTTCTTGCCATCATGAAAGAAAAAGATAATAAGATAGAGGCACGCGTACATCCGACCCTTATTGCAAAAGATAATCTCTTGTCCACTATAAACGGGGTGTATAACGCGGTATGCGTTGAAGGTGATGTAGTTGGTAAGACGATGTTTTATGGTAAAGGTGCTGGTGAGGACCCAACGGCAAGTGCGGTGATTAGTGATATTGTCGATATTGCCCGCAATATACTAAATAATGCGCCTGCAAGAATACCATCATTTACGACGGTTAAAAAAATTAAAGGCGTAAAGAAAATCGATGAGTTTGAATCACGTGCATATCTGCGTGTATCAGCGCTGGACAGACCAAGTGTGTTGGCAAAGATTGCCGGGGTTTTGGGTAAATACGAGATAAGCATATCTTCGGTGATGCAAAAAGAACGTAATGTTAAAGGCGGGACAGTTCCTGTTTTGATGCTGACACATAAAGCAAAAGAAAGAAACCTGAAAAACGCATTAAAAGAACTTGATCGGCTATCAGTTATTAAGAGCAAAACAATAATGATACGTATGGAAGATTAATATATAAGGGGTTCTCCATGGCAGCAAGCGGAATAATAGATCGATACAGAGAATATTTACCGGTATCAGACAAAACGCCGGTCATTTCATTACATGAGGGTGATACACCGCTTATACGCGGCGAGCATTCTGCAGAATATCTCAGTAGTAATATAGAGATATTTTTTAAGTATGAGGGACTTAATCCCACGGGTTCTTTTAAGGATAGAGGCATGACAATGGCTATCTCTAAGGCTGTTGAAGAGGGTTCAAAGGCTGTGATGTGCGCATCAACAGGTAATACCTCGGCATCAGCCGCAGCTTACAGTGCACGTG from Candidatus Ancaeobacter aquaticus includes:
- a CDS encoding (Fe-S)-binding protein, which codes for MSKKKDLKKQYKALWETEVSKCSKCGKCRSFCPVFMQTRDEKLGTRGRISLAGALISNQIDLSPEVLKSMSTCMRCLRCSSECPSKVDFDKLIRGVRGMLGKEVPCYKVKKHTIGFVLKNRWVLDLMMRIGYFLQKARPNASIQWIKKIPFFYRGLATSPVISKRSALQLYAGKHTVKNPRYRVMLFVGCVVNYLYPEVIRATIDVLNHYGVDVLISKNELCCGIPAISDGDEETATYLAKNNISAIKDDTVDYIVSTCGTCTGTFVRDYEELAGDNAKEYARRCVDITYFLSDILHVEVPKINLKTTYHDPCHLKYGLNISSQPRDLLKMSSEYCEMENADKCCGMAGTFGIMNAAVSKDIFKEKADAVQKSKAEVVVTACPSCVMQLKGQLADYGINCEVIHIIQLLQRSIEQDGNKSNS
- a CDS encoding NifU family protein, with amino-acid sequence MKDKVEKALKTIRPALQADGGNIELVDVDEASGVVKVKLTGACSGCPMAQMTLKEGVEKAVKNEVPEVTSVESVS
- the nagZ gene encoding beta-N-acetylhexosaminidase, with the protein product MDIRKKIGEMFIVGFDGLSVTKRLEKLITEHHIGGVILFARNIKNIGQVTRFCYKLQGIRKTVSDTPLFIAIDHEGGVVQRIIDGVTVLPGNMAIGSINSGDCAYAAGRIAALELMLLGINVNFAPVLDVCSNPDNPLTGVRSFGDDADKVSVFGKEMIIAMQKYGVVSCAKHFPGIGDVPVDSHIDLPRNNVSGDWLKKHALKPFIAAIKAHVKMIMPAHCMYPELTENKILPATLSANILTKLLRNELGYKGLIVTDDMEMGAIEKYYDLDESIPKAVDAGNDIILMCHTLGKQKKALKILIQNVLKGKISHERIEKSYERINTAKKDLITAQPRFNVVRDAIQVHHMIAERIGRDSITIVKNDMHILPLFLEQHEKLLIIAPKYEALTQVEEFNGEDDVLIEMIKIRHNDSCLHRIELSPTVNDKKIFDDLEEYHRIIMLTYNAHLNEAQADFVGKLCEKRNDTVIVAIRNPFDLACVKGAQTTVATYGFRSCSIKGLVEVLFGEIEAKGIMPVELDISQKREKNKQNVKGKK
- a CDS encoding SagB/ThcOx family dehydrogenase; this translates as MKHLYRNCLLIFAFSSTLVYSQFLQADTSDIQSEKKIKKMNVYARYHRESNHTYENLRDGNPFRRGTPPGTQKLYAGEKHIPLNIDSDLGNVRFEDTVKKRQPVSEFSTSGISFNDLSALLFYSDGPTKVFQYQRGTFVLRAAPSAGALYPLELYVIVNNVAGLTGGLYHYNVKDNSVALIKEADMRKVCAEICNDPTLENADIVCVVTNVFSRATYKYGLRGYRYSYLDAGHVEANMCLTAESLGLGSKGIGVFDDNKLIELLEIDGDIESPAFACAIGNVQKWGKAPTKLTKSIKRAKSEEVDSEYNEGTKEQLGCALDESIRDSAPAFVLNLSQDSVLEKARQKGFEVVKIDSPQSMKGTRLDEIIYYRRSNRDYWDQAIPADLLSYILTYSAGFLKRTGYVYPSLSNNYPIDIYVGIHNVKGIKPGIYYYSPQYSRLEVIRQGDYRKQCADASLGQRFVGDANFIVMMAIHFDRAVSFYGDRGYRNALIDAGCIGEHVYLSAESMGLGACGVGAYLDKPINDIVKIDGVHESVVYFVTVGRLQR
- the murQ gene encoding N-acetylmuramic acid 6-phosphate etherase yields the protein MKNIKYYIGIEGGGTKTSGIVVDNALKKIVVCSAGPSNYHSVGIEQARVNIQTVLTGLINKAGLKQSHITRISLCLAGVSRKKDFENIVHITRSTGYAQKIVVTSDMVSGLIGGTGSPHGIVVISGTGSNIFGINKKGVQFNVGGWGHLLDDEGSGYHIGLSALRAVVKAKDYRMMSTVLTESVSKSIGLTTFDEIVDWASNAPKDAISSLAPNVFDCARDGDRVSQYIISHAAHSLIESVKITIDRLKMVNERFSVVLAGGIFKKELQFFNRVKNGIKQYGRNVEVIRPKHDGVYGAALIAKQFYKDFDLLQKKQKNTTSPSTAKKKTSELVQSMIHEDKKVAGAVEQQKESIVQAIDIITSAYKRGGRLFYVGAGTSGRLGVLDASECPPTFGVCSDRVVGIIAGGDTALRYSVEGAEDNAEEGARDLKDHGVLSKDVVVGIAASGNTPYVLGALRYAKKMKAHTIGVSCKSDVQFKKICPVTIAVSLGEELVRGSSRLKAGTATKMILNMFSTITMIRVGKVYNDLMINVQPTNKKLVLRAQNIVSEVTGCTLQQAQRLLKKSQGNVELAIVMKHKNVGYKAAKALMATQGVTIDKVLCLE
- the plsY gene encoding glycerol-3-phosphate 1-O-acyltransferase PlsY; its protein translation is MGTVIVAVFLSYIVGSIPFGFLIAKYVKGVDIRTVGSKNIGATNVMRTLGKGPGITTLVLDMLKGFVVVTLLPFLFYSDSLGMSYTLFQLLCVIGVICGHTWTLFLGFKGGKGVATSTGALFGIAPLVVLFSSIVWIVCAKISRYVSLSSMVAAVAFVVGTFVFGEPVELKIFSVFIALIIIIRHRSNIQRLRVGTENKIGQKGGVEK
- a CDS encoding sugar ABC transporter substrate-binding protein; protein product: MYGIRKLLLVGLCICVMMCYGCTKKDDGKIHITYQTIETLPKQRKLLKKLIAEFERQYPVIKVHVQISPTGFRKLHTQFAANNAPDVFYYVSDRLYGLVHKKKILSLNQFAKIDNSVNFDTYFPETVEASTIDGLLYLMPYHFSTDILFYNKDMFDMHSIPYPTSDWSWDTFMDVAQKLTKKQKDVTIEYGTLQPRPTLVIRSFGGKFFNHDLTDCIVDTEQTKEALEFLKELRNSGVVPSQAQIRDVEMMDGVSLFSTGKIGMLVGRTYMLVEFGSIDTFDWDVTYVPKGKERFSRLAVGGNCINSSSQHPEEAWKLVKFLSSDAAMQLAAESRNCVPAIKSVAYSKEFMHYPPKDVSIFVDSINSSETENPGLANWFEYVDKVIGPDVEKVIYDQLTIQEAVSDISKRGNDILKKDETIH